CTGGAAGTCCATCTGTTCGCGGCTCTTGCTGGAGGCGACCAGGGCGTTTTCCACATCGCCGAATGCCGACTGAATGGCTTTCTGATAGGTCAGCAGGGTTTGTTTCTGGAAGGCTTCGGCCTGTTTGACCTGCCCGGCAATTGCGCCGCCGGTGAAGATCGGCATGCTCCCCGCGACGCCATAGGACCAGGTGGCGGCGGGGCCGGTGAACAGGTCCGAAAGCTGGTTGCTGACCGAACCGAGCAGCCCGGTCAGGGAAATGGTCGGGAAGTACTGGGCCTTGGCCGCGCCGATCTGGGCATTGGCCGAGATCAGGTTCAGCTCGGCCTGGCGCAGATCGGGCCGGCGTTCCAGCAAGTCCGAAGGCAACCCGGCAGGCACCGTCGGCAGCGTCAGTTGCGCCAGGGTGCGTCCGCGCAGGATAGGGCCCGGGTTGCGCCCGAGCAGAATCGCCAGCAGGTTTTCCTGTTGCGCGACCAGAGGCTCGAATTGCGCTACAGAAGCGAGGGTCCGCTGGTACTCGGAGAGGTTCTGCGCCAGCTCCATTTCCGAAATGACCCCGGCATCGAAGCGCTTCTTGAAGATGTCATAGGAGTCACCGCGCACCTTGGCCGTGGTGCGGGCGATTTCCAGCTCCCGATCCAGATCGCGCAGGGTGATGTAACTGGTGGCCACCGACGACACCAGGCTGAGGATCACGCTGCGCCGTCCTTCTTCGGACGCCAGCAGGTCGGCGCGGGCCGATTCGTTGAGGCGCCGCAGTCGGCCCCAGATATCCATCTCCCAGTTCACGCTGAGCAGGGCCTGATAATTGTTGAACACCGGATCGACCGATGAATCCAGCGGCACCGGGCCGTTGTCCCGTGGCGAGCGAGTGCGCTGCCCCTGGGAATTGAGCCCGACCTGCGGGTAGTACAGGGAGCGGGTTTCAACATAACGTCCCTGGAATTCCTCGACCCGCGCAGCGGCGATCTTGATGTCCTTGTTCTCGAGCAGGGCGCTGCGGATCAGCTCGTTGAGCA
This genomic interval from Pseudomonas putida contains the following:
- a CDS encoding efflux transporter outer membrane subunit; the protein is MRKNSFPLWLSLGLGVSLAGCMVGPDYQAPNIDTPAAYRYADKEARDLSNTLWWEQFQDPVLNELIRSALLENKDIKIAAARVEEFQGRYVETRSLYYPQVGLNSQGQRTRSPRDNGPVPLDSSVDPVFNNYQALLSVNWEMDIWGRLRRLNESARADLLASEEGRRSVILSLVSSVATSYITLRDLDRELEIARTTAKVRGDSYDIFKKRFDAGVISEMELAQNLSEYQRTLASVAQFEPLVAQQENLLAILLGRNPGPILRGRTLAQLTLPTVPAGLPSDLLERRPDLRQAELNLISANAQIGAAKAQYFPTISLTGLLGSVSNQLSDLFTGPAATWSYGVAGSMPIFTGGAIAGQVKQAEAFQKQTLLTYQKAIQSAFGDVENALVASSKSREQMDFQAGQVEALRSYAHYARLRYDNGYTSYIEVLDAERSLFDAEINYTRTRGQVFTSMVDLYKATGGGWVGKADELTASGHN